A single window of Archangium gephyra DNA harbors:
- a CDS encoding DUF3396 domain-containing protein has protein sequence MAENYPRIRIHTESGYLLIRDGLAVTFFMRHSHAELSQGVHRSLETYLRAVGPSALTLYADEEGDHQSLDDAGWALIHGTLQHPRMAMVDLSGAGNDQQSYRFSYRGRFLESPSLKSKPGTVSAVSFWLPTEFLEEHGPERVRELAMDLASPLPFCTGYAGLSFNSATRLEQMQGDTPRLRFRFPGMDVTDMSWVSLHIGTQVRGPSWLTFLGQPVLGELGGVSGLRARLQHPGTTVQEMEGDRAIVSLGPWPEAGDTEQGNVLPAYRELARVLEPWLYHEPKLHVVQNMEDTRRWERRFLD, from the coding sequence GTGGCTGAGAATTACCCTCGGATACGGATTCACACCGAGAGCGGGTACCTGCTGATCAGGGATGGCCTGGCCGTGACGTTCTTCATGCGCCATTCCCACGCGGAGCTCTCGCAAGGTGTTCATCGTTCGCTCGAGACGTACCTGCGTGCGGTGGGACCCTCCGCGCTCACGTTGTACGCGGACGAGGAAGGTGACCACCAATCTCTTGATGATGCTGGCTGGGCACTCATCCATGGCACCCTGCAACACCCTCGCATGGCCATGGTTGACCTTTCGGGGGCGGGGAACGACCAGCAGAGCTATCGGTTCAGCTATCGCGGCAGGTTCCTGGAGAGTCCGTCTCTCAAGAGCAAACCGGGCACGGTCTCCGCTGTCTCCTTCTGGCTACCTACCGAATTCCTCGAGGAGCATGGTCCTGAGCGGGTACGCGAGCTCGCGATGGACCTCGCCTCGCCCCTCCCCTTCTGCACTGGCTACGCCGGGCTCTCCTTCAACAGCGCTACCAGGCTGGAACAGATGCAGGGAGACACTCCCAGGCTGCGCTTCCGCTTCCCGGGCATGGATGTTACCGACATGAGTTGGGTCTCGTTACACATCGGAACCCAGGTACGAGGCCCCTCGTGGCTGACCTTCCTCGGGCAGCCCGTGCTGGGAGAGTTGGGCGGCGTATCCGGGCTGCGCGCCCGGTTGCAGCATCCGGGAACCACCGTCCAGGAGATGGAAGGAGACCGGGCCATTGTCTCCCTGGGGCCCTGGCCCGAGGCGGGCGACACCGAGCAGGGAAATGTCCTGCCCGCCTACCGGGAACTGGCGCGCGTGCTGGAACCCTGGCTCTACCATGAGCCAAAGCTCCACGTCGTACAGAACATGGAAGATACGCGCCGCTGGGAGCGACGGTTCCTCGATTGA